The Enterococcus sp. 7F3_DIV0205 genome has a window encoding:
- the rplF gene encoding 50S ribosomal protein L6, with protein sequence MSRIGNKIVVLPAGVEVKQEGNNITVKGPKGELTREFSADITMNIEGNEVTFTRPNDSKDMKTIHGTTRANFNNMVVGVSTGFEKGLELIGVGYRAQMQGTTLVLNVGYSHPIEITPPAGVTVEVPSNTQVVVKGANKEHVGELAANIRGTRPPEPYKGKGIRYVGEFVRRKEGKTGK encoded by the coding sequence GTGAGCCGTATTGGTAATAAAATCGTTGTACTTCCTGCAGGCGTTGAAGTCAAACAAGAAGGAAACAACATTACTGTAAAAGGACCTAAAGGTGAATTAACACGTGAATTTTCTGCTGATATCACTATGAATATCGAAGGAAACGAAGTAACATTCACTCGTCCAAATGATAGCAAAGACATGAAAACAATCCACGGAACAACTCGTGCGAACTTCAACAACATGGTTGTTGGTGTAAGTACAGGCTTTGAAAAAGGTCTTGAACTTATCGGGGTTGGGTACCGTGCTCAAATGCAAGGAACTACATTAGTTCTTAACGTTGGGTATTCTCATCCAATCGAAATTACACCACCAGCTGGTGTAACTGTAGAAGTACCTTCGAATACACAAGTAGTTGTAAAAGGCGCTAACAAAGAACACGTTGGTGAATTAGCAGCAAACATTCGTGGTACTCGTCCTCCAGAACCTTATAAAGGCAAAGGAATCCGTTATGTTGGCGAATTCGTACGTCGTAAAGAAGGTAAAACTGGTAAATAA
- the rplR gene encoding 50S ribosomal protein L18 has translation MITKPDKNKTRQKRHRRVRNKISGTAECPRLNVFRSNKNIYAQIIDDVAGVTLASASALDKEISGGNKTETAAAVGKLIAERAAEKGVKVVVFDRGGYLYHGRVQALAEAARENGLEF, from the coding sequence GTGATTACAAAACCAGATAAAAACAAAACACGTCAAAAGAGACACCGTCGTGTACGTAACAAAATCTCTGGTACTGCTGAGTGCCCACGCTTGAACGTATTCCGTTCTAACAAAAACATCTACGCGCAAATCATTGATGACGTAGCGGGTGTAACGCTAGCAAGTGCCTCTGCCTTAGATAAAGAAATTTCAGGTGGAAACAAAACAGAAACAGCCGCAGCTGTTGGTAAATTAATCGCTGAACGTGCCGCTGAAAAAGGCGTTAAAGTAGTAGTCTTTGACCGTGGTGGATACCTTTACCATGGCCGCGTGCAAGCTTTAGCTGAAGCAGCGCGTGAAAATGGACTAGAATTTTAG
- the rpsE gene encoding 30S ribosomal protein S5: MVYIDPKHLELEDRVVAINRVTKVVKGGRRLRFAALVVVGDKNGHVGFGTGKAQEVPEAIRKAIEDAKKNLVEVPMVGSSIPHEVIGVFGGGRILMKPAVEGSGVAAGGPVRAVLELAGVADITSKSLGSNTPINVVRATVEGLKQLKRAEEVAALRGKSVEEILG; encoded by the coding sequence ATGGTTTATATTGATCCAAAACACTTGGAATTAGAAGACCGCGTAGTTGCTATCAACCGCGTAACGAAAGTTGTTAAAGGTGGACGTCGTCTACGCTTTGCAGCATTAGTTGTTGTGGGAGATAAAAACGGTCACGTTGGCTTTGGGACTGGTAAAGCACAAGAAGTGCCAGAAGCAATCCGCAAAGCTATCGAAGACGCGAAGAAAAACTTAGTTGAAGTGCCTATGGTTGGTTCTAGTATCCCTCACGAAGTGATCGGGGTATTCGGTGGTGGCCGTATCCTTATGAAACCTGCAGTAGAAGGTTCTGGGGTAGCCGCTGGTGGACCAGTTCGTGCCGTATTGGAATTAGCTGGTGTAGCAGACATTACATCAAAATCATTAGGTTCAAATACACCAATCAACGTTGTTCGCGCAACAGTTGAAGGGTTAAAACAATTAAAACGTGCCGAAGAAGTGGCAGCACTTCGTGGTAAATCTGTAGAAGAAATCTTAGGATAA
- the rpmD gene encoding 50S ribosomal protein L30, producing MAELKVTLKRSVIGRPQNQKDTVKALGLGKLNSSVVKPANEAIKGMINTVSHLVDVEEV from the coding sequence ATGGCTGAATTAAAAGTTACATTAAAACGCAGCGTTATCGGACGTCCTCAAAACCAAAAAGATACAGTTAAAGCATTAGGTTTAGGTAAACTAAACAGCTCTGTTGTGAAACCTGCGAACGAAGCAATCAAAGGTATGATCAACACTGTGTCACATTTAGTGGACGTTGAAGAAGTTTAA
- the rplO gene encoding 50S ribosomal protein L15 codes for MKLHELKPAEGSRQVRNRVGRGTSSGNGKTAGRGQKGQKARSGGGVRLGFEGGQTPLFRRLPKRGFTNINRKDYAVINLDVLNRFEDGTEVTPAGLIEAGIVKNEKAGIKVLANGELTTKKLTVKAAKFSKAAEEAIVAAGGSIEVI; via the coding sequence ATGAAACTTCATGAATTGAAACCTGCTGAAGGTTCACGCCAAGTACGTAACCGTGTTGGACGTGGTACTTCATCTGGTAATGGTAAAACTGCCGGCCGTGGACAAAAAGGGCAAAAAGCTCGTTCAGGTGGTGGTGTAAGACTTGGATTTGAAGGGGGTCAAACTCCATTATTCCGTCGTTTACCAAAACGCGGCTTCACGAACATCAACCGTAAAGATTATGCAGTCATCAACTTAGATGTCTTAAATCGTTTCGAAGATGGAACTGAAGTAACACCTGCAGGCTTGATCGAAGCTGGAATCGTGAAAAACGAAAAAGCTGGAATCAAAGTTCTTGCTAATGGTGAATTAACAACTAAAAAATTAACTGTGAAAGCAGCTAAATTCTCTAAAGCAGCAGAAGAAGCAATTGTTGCAGCTGGTGGATCAATCGAGGTGATCTAA
- the secY gene encoding preprotein translocase subunit SecY yields MFKLLKDAFKVKDIRSKILFTVFILFVFRLGAHITVPGVNAKGLQDLSNLPFLNMLNMVSGSAMQNFSIFSMGVSPYITASIIIQLLQMDIVPKFVEWSKQGEVGRKKLNQATRYLTIVLGIAQSIGITAGFQSLSSVGIVKNPNINTFVMISVILTGGTMFVTWLGEQITEKGIGNGVSMIIFAGIISRLPEGIKEIVDDYFINIESSRIWQSAIFIAILILAILVIVTLVTFFQQAERKIPIQYTKRVSGAPTSSYLPLKVNAAGVIPVIFASSLIATPNAVLQAFSKSYAGEGWYDIMTQIFSYNTVPGAIIYTVLIVAFTFFYAFVQVNPEKLAENLQKQGSYIPSVRPGKGTEEYISGMLMRLSVVGSIFLGLVALLPIIAQMIWKLPQSIGLGGTSLLIVIGVALETAKQLEGLMLKRQYVGFINK; encoded by the coding sequence ATGTTTAAACTATTAAAAGATGCTTTTAAAGTCAAAGACATTAGATCAAAAATTTTGTTTACTGTATTCATTCTTTTTGTATTTCGTTTAGGTGCGCATATAACTGTACCTGGCGTAAATGCAAAAGGATTGCAAGACTTAAGCAATTTACCATTTTTAAATATGTTGAATATGGTCAGTGGTAGTGCAATGCAAAACTTCTCTATCTTCTCGATGGGGGTTTCGCCTTACATTACAGCATCGATCATCATCCAATTATTACAAATGGACATCGTACCAAAATTTGTAGAATGGTCGAAGCAAGGTGAAGTTGGACGTAAGAAATTGAATCAAGCAACAAGATATCTAACGATTGTCTTGGGTATTGCTCAATCTATTGGGATTACTGCTGGATTTCAAAGCTTAAGTTCAGTTGGGATCGTAAAAAATCCGAACATCAACACTTTTGTGATGATTTCTGTAATTTTAACTGGTGGAACAATGTTTGTTACATGGTTAGGAGAACAAATTACTGAAAAAGGCATCGGTAACGGTGTTTCAATGATTATCTTCGCAGGGATTATTTCCCGTTTACCAGAAGGAATCAAAGAAATCGTTGACGATTACTTTATCAATATTGAGTCTTCTAGAATTTGGCAATCTGCCATTTTCATCGCAATTTTAATTCTTGCAATTTTGGTTATTGTTACATTAGTAACATTTTTCCAGCAAGCAGAACGAAAAATTCCGATTCAATATACTAAACGTGTTTCTGGTGCGCCGACTAGTAGTTATTTACCGTTAAAAGTAAATGCTGCCGGTGTTATCCCAGTTATCTTTGCCAGTTCATTGATCGCAACGCCGAACGCTGTTTTACAAGCCTTTTCTAAAAGCTATGCTGGTGAAGGCTGGTATGATATAATGACACAAATTTTTAGTTATAATACCGTTCCAGGTGCAATTATTTATACTGTACTGATCGTCGCTTTCACATTCTTCTATGCGTTTGTTCAAGTTAACCCTGAGAAATTAGCGGAAAACTTGCAAAAACAAGGAAGCTATATTCCAAGCGTTCGACCAGGTAAAGGGACAGAAGAATATATTTCTGGAATGTTAATGAGACTAAGTGTTGTCGGTTCTATATTCCTAGGACTAGTTGCCTTGCTACCAATCATTGCTCAAATGATCTGGAAGTTACCGCAATCTATCGGACTAGGTGGAACGAGCTTACTGATTGTGATTGGTGTTGCTTTAGAAACAGCGAAACAATTAGAAGGTTTAATGTTGAAACGTCAATATGTTGGCTTTATCAATAAGTAA
- a CDS encoding adenylate kinase, with translation MNLILMGLPGAGKGTQAEQIVDTYGIPHISTGDMFRAAMKNETALGLEAKSYIDKGALVPDDVTNGIVKERLAEPDTDKGFLLDGFPRTLDQAEALDKMLTELNKKIDAVIDIHVEEEILVERLAGRFICRSCGATYHKIFNPPKEEGTCDRCGGHEFYQREDDKPETVKNRLAVNIKSSAPILDFYKAKNVLHTIDGNREIDTVFSEVKQIIEKK, from the coding sequence ATGAACCTCATTTTAATGGGACTGCCTGGGGCAGGCAAAGGTACTCAAGCAGAACAGATCGTGGATACTTATGGTATTCCTCATATTTCTACAGGAGATATGTTCCGTGCCGCTATGAAAAACGAAACTGCTCTTGGCTTAGAAGCGAAATCTTATATCGATAAAGGTGCTTTAGTTCCTGATGATGTAACGAATGGAATTGTCAAAGAACGTTTGGCAGAACCTGATACTGATAAAGGATTTTTATTAGATGGTTTTCCACGTACTTTGGATCAAGCAGAAGCATTAGATAAAATGTTAACAGAGTTAAATAAAAAAATTGATGCTGTCATCGACATCCATGTTGAAGAAGAGATTTTAGTTGAACGCTTAGCTGGTCGGTTTATCTGCCGCTCATGTGGTGCAACTTATCATAAAATCTTCAATCCTCCCAAAGAGGAAGGAACATGTGATCGTTGCGGCGGACATGAATTTTATCAAAGAGAAGATGATAAGCCTGAAACGGTCAAAAACCGTCTGGCAGTCAACATCAAAAGCAGTGCGCCAATTTTAGACTTTTACAAGGCTAAAAACGTATTGCATACAATAGATGGGAATCGCGAGATCGATACTGTTTTTTCTGAAGTGAAACAAATCATTGAAAAAAAATAG
- the infA gene encoding translation initiation factor IF-1, with the protein MAKEDMIEVEGTVVETLPNAMFKVELENGHQVLATVSGKIRMHYIRILPGDKVTVELSPYDLTRGRITYRFK; encoded by the coding sequence GTGGCTAAAGAAGATATGATTGAAGTCGAAGGTACAGTCGTCGAAACTTTGCCGAATGCAATGTTTAAAGTTGAACTAGAAAATGGACACCAAGTTCTTGCTACTGTTTCCGGTAAGATCCGTATGCACTATATTCGAATTTTACCTGGAGATAAAGTAACTGTTGAGTTATCTCCATATGATTTAACTCGTGGTCGAATCACTTATCGCTTTAAATAA
- the rpmJ gene encoding 50S ribosomal protein L36, whose product MKVRPSVKPMCEHCKVIRRKGRVMVICPANPKHKQRQG is encoded by the coding sequence ATGAAAGTAAGACCATCAGTAAAACCAATGTGTGAACATTGTAAAGTAATTCGCCGTAAAGGACGTGTTATGGTCATTTGCCCAGCAAATCCAAAACATAAACAACGTCAAGGATAA
- the rpsM gene encoding 30S ribosomal protein S13 → MARIAGVDIPRDKRVVISLTYIFGIGNTTAKKVLANVGVSEDIRVRDLTNDQTDAIRAEIDKLKVEGDLRREVNLNIKRLMEIGSYRGIRHRRGLPTRGQNTKNNARTRKGPARTVAGKKK, encoded by the coding sequence ATGGCTCGTATTGCAGGAGTAGACATCCCTCGTGATAAACGTGTAGTAATTTCTCTTACTTATATTTTTGGTATTGGTAATACTACTGCTAAAAAAGTTTTAGCAAACGTTGGCGTATCTGAAGATATTCGTGTTCGTGATTTAACGAATGATCAAACAGATGCCATCCGTGCGGAAATTGATAAGTTAAAAGTTGAAGGTGATCTTCGTCGTGAAGTGAACTTGAACATCAAGCGTTTGATGGAAATCGGTTCATACCGTGGAATCCGTCACCGTCGTGGATTACCAACTCGTGGACAAAACACGAAAAATAATGCACGTACTCGTAAAGGCCCAGCTCGTACTGTAGCAGGCAAGAAAAAATAA
- the rpsK gene encoding 30S ribosomal protein S11: protein MAAKKVSRKRRVKKNIETGIAHIHSTFNNTIVMITDSHGNALAWSSAGSLGFKGSKKSTPFAAQMAAEAATKAAQEHGLKTVDVTVKGPGSGREAAIRSLQATGLEVTAIRDVTPVPHNGCRPPKRRRV from the coding sequence ATGGCAGCAAAAAAAGTTAGTCGTAAACGCCGTGTGAAAAAGAATATAGAAACTGGGATTGCACATATCCATTCTACATTCAACAATACAATTGTAATGATCACTGACAGTCATGGTAATGCATTAGCATGGTCATCAGCAGGATCATTAGGTTTTAAAGGAAGCAAAAAATCAACACCGTTTGCAGCTCAAATGGCCGCAGAAGCTGCAACTAAAGCAGCACAAGAACACGGACTTAAAACTGTTGATGTAACAGTTAAAGGACCAGGTTCTGGACGTGAAGCAGCGATTCGTTCATTGCAAGCAACAGGTTTAGAAGTGACTGCAATTCGTGACGTGACTCCAGTTCCTCATAATGGATGCCGCCCTCCAAAACGCCGTCGTGTTTAA
- a CDS encoding DNA-directed RNA polymerase subunit alpha: MIEFEKPRIEKIDENRDYGKFVVEPLERGYGTTLGNSLRRILLSSLPGAAITNIQIDGVLHEFSTIKGVREDVTQIVLNIKGLALKLYAEEEKTLEIDITGPATVTAGDIIVDSDVEILNKDLIICSVSEGATFHARLTVKPGRGYVQADENKKEDMPIGVLPVDSIYTPVRRVNYQVENTRVGRRDDFDKLTMEIWTDGSIIPQEALSLAAKIMTEHLDIFVNLTDEAKNAEIMVEKEETQKEKMLEMTIEELDLSVRSYNCLKRAGINTVQELTNKSEPEMIKVRNLGRKSLEEVKLKLHDLGLGLRKDD, from the coding sequence ATGATTGAATTTGAAAAACCAAGAATCGAAAAAATTGATGAGAATAGAGATTATGGCAAGTTCGTCGTTGAACCACTGGAAAGAGGTTACGGGACTACTTTAGGTAATTCTCTACGTCGTATTTTATTATCTTCTCTGCCGGGTGCGGCTATTACAAATATTCAGATCGATGGTGTGTTGCATGAATTCTCTACCATTAAAGGTGTAAGAGAAGACGTAACTCAAATAGTTTTGAATATTAAAGGTTTAGCTCTTAAGCTTTATGCAGAAGAAGAAAAAACCCTTGAGATCGATATTACAGGACCTGCTACAGTAACTGCTGGCGATATTATCGTCGACAGCGATGTTGAGATCTTGAATAAAGATTTAATTATCTGTAGTGTCTCTGAAGGAGCTACTTTCCATGCTCGCTTAACAGTGAAACCTGGTCGTGGCTATGTTCAAGCAGACGAAAACAAAAAGGAAGATATGCCAATCGGTGTTCTCCCTGTTGATTCCATCTATACACCAGTTCGCCGTGTGAACTACCAAGTAGAAAACACTCGTGTTGGTCGTCGTGATGATTTCGACAAATTAACAATGGAAATATGGACTGATGGTTCAATCATTCCTCAAGAAGCCCTTAGCTTAGCTGCTAAGATTATGACGGAGCATTTAGACATCTTTGTTAACCTTACTGATGAAGCGAAAAACGCTGAAATCATGGTTGAAAAAGAAGAAACACAAAAAGAAAAAATGCTAGAAATGACCATCGAAGAACTAGACTTGTCTGTTCGTTCATATAACTGTTTAAAACGTGCAGGTATTAACACTGTACAAGAACTTACAAATAAATCTGAACCAGAAATGATCAAAGTACGTAATTTAGGTCGTAAATCTCTTGAAGAGGTTAAACTAAAACTACATGATTTAGGTTTAGGCTTACGTAAAGACGATTAA
- the rplQ gene encoding 50S ribosomal protein L17, with protein MGYRKLGRTSSQRKAMLRDLTTDLIINERIVTTESRAKEIRSTTEKMITLGKRGDLHARRQAAAYVRNEVASVREEDEKIVVESALQKLFNDLAPRYAERQGGYTRILKTEPRRGDAAPMVIIEFVK; from the coding sequence GTGGGTTATCGTAAATTAGGACGCACATCAAGCCAACGTAAGGCAATGTTGCGTGACTTAACTACTGATTTAATTATCAACGAACGTATCGTTACGACAGAATCTCGTGCGAAAGAAATTCGTTCAACTACAGAAAAAATGATTACTTTAGGCAAACGTGGAGATCTTCATGCTCGTCGTCAAGCAGCTGCTTATGTACGTAATGAAGTTGCTAGCGTACGTGAAGAAGACGAAAAAATCGTTGTTGAATCAGCTTTACAAAAGTTATTCAATGATCTTGCACCTCGTTACGCTGAGCGCCAAGGTGGTTACACTCGTATCTTGAAGACAGAACCAAGACGCGGAGATGCAGCACCAATGGTAATTATCGAATTTGTTAAATAA
- a CDS encoding M20 family metallopeptidase, which yields MKEIKALIQKYKEEMIDFRRDLHQHPELQFEEFRTTEKVAEALDKIGIAYRKTEPTGIIAELVGAQPGKTVALRADMDALPVQELTDGLSYKSLEDGKMHACGHDAHTAMLLTAAKALKEVQAQIKGTVRFIFQPSEENAQGAKAMVAQGAVEGVDDVFGIHIWSQMLSGTASCVVGSSFASADIFSIDFKGRGGHGAMPDACVDAAVMASSFVMNVQTIVSRETNPLDPVVVTVGKMDVGTRFNVIAENARLEGTVRCFSIETRDRVEKALKRYAEQTAAMYGGIATLNYDYGTVPVINDEEDALFAQGIIKENFGDSALIQEPPTTGGEDFSYFTENTPGCFALVGCGNPEKDTQWAHHHGRFNVDEDAMEVGAELYAQYAFEYLEKVDMD from the coding sequence ATGAAAGAAATAAAAGCGTTGATCCAAAAGTATAAAGAAGAGATGATTGATTTTAGACGAGACTTACATCAACATCCAGAATTGCAATTTGAAGAATTTAGAACAACTGAGAAGGTTGCTGAAGCGTTAGATAAAATTGGGATTGCTTATCGCAAGACGGAGCCTACAGGTATTATTGCGGAACTTGTTGGCGCTCAGCCTGGAAAGACTGTTGCTCTACGAGCAGATATGGATGCTTTACCTGTTCAAGAACTAACGGATGGACTTTCATATAAGTCGCTGGAAGATGGGAAAATGCATGCGTGTGGACATGATGCACATACGGCGATGCTACTAACAGCAGCCAAAGCTTTAAAAGAGGTTCAAGCGCAAATAAAAGGTACTGTCCGTTTTATTTTTCAACCCTCAGAAGAAAATGCACAAGGGGCAAAAGCGATGGTTGCACAAGGCGCAGTAGAGGGTGTAGATGATGTTTTTGGAATTCACATCTGGTCACAAATGCTTTCTGGAACAGCATCTTGTGTTGTGGGTTCATCATTTGCTTCAGCTGATATCTTCTCCATTGATTTTAAAGGACGCGGTGGGCATGGTGCTATGCCGGATGCTTGTGTAGATGCTGCCGTTATGGCCTCATCCTTTGTTATGAATGTACAAACGATTGTTTCAAGAGAAACGAACCCATTAGATCCCGTTGTAGTGACTGTGGGTAAAATGGATGTTGGTACGCGATTTAATGTTATTGCTGAAAATGCTCGATTAGAGGGGACTGTGCGCTGTTTTAGTATAGAGACGCGAGATCGTGTAGAGAAAGCTTTAAAACGTTATGCAGAACAAACTGCCGCGATGTATGGAGGAATAGCTACTCTGAATTATGATTATGGGACAGTCCCGGTAATCAATGATGAAGAAGACGCATTGTTTGCCCAAGGCATTATCAAAGAAAACTTTGGTGATTCAGCACTTATTCAAGAACCGCCAACTACTGGAGGAGAAGATTTCAGCTATTTTACTGAAAATACACCAGGTTGTTTTGCTTTAGTCGGTTGTGGAAATCCAGAAAAAGATACACAATGGGCTCATCATCATGGTCGTTTCAATGTGGATGAAGACGCAATGGAAGTTGGCGCAGAACTATACGCGCAATATGCTTTTGAATATTTAGAAAAAGTAGATATGGATTAA
- a CDS encoding tyrosine-type recombinase/integrase encodes MIKGENIYKRKDGRWEGRYPKARKADGSIYYGYIYARSYRTVKEQMIEKKAQAIVSYEGHSKEFQGTFGHWAHLWLTEIMAKKIKESTYASYNNKLQLHILPFLESYPLKKITSLTINQFVQSLAKSLGSSSIKIVFRIVKSCFEAAKERGFIYLNPCENTALPKNSKKNIQALTRAQQKAVEAESLMDEKGLPILLALETGMRIGEICALKWTDIDFESSLLRVERTKQRICLPNSTTGQRSKIVETAPKTANSTRVIPLTTKIKKVLLYWKSHSSAEYVVTSDNRSIEPRTVSYRFEKIKQKLGLFNMPFHALRHTFATRCVELGVNIAAISSLLGHSSIKLTLDTYTNSFLEEQRAAIKKLSLI; translated from the coding sequence TTGATTAAAGGTGAAAATATTTATAAGCGAAAAGATGGACGGTGGGAAGGACGTTATCCAAAGGCTAGAAAAGCAGATGGTTCTATTTATTATGGCTATATCTATGCACGCTCCTATCGAACCGTCAAAGAACAGATGATTGAGAAAAAAGCACAGGCAATTGTATCTTATGAAGGGCATTCAAAAGAATTTCAAGGAACTTTTGGTCACTGGGCGCACCTTTGGCTGACAGAGATAATGGCGAAAAAAATCAAAGAAAGCACATATGCTAGCTATAACAATAAACTTCAATTACATATTTTACCCTTTTTAGAAAGCTATCCGCTAAAAAAGATTACTTCATTAACGATCAATCAATTCGTTCAATCGTTAGCGAAGTCATTGGGATCAAGTTCGATCAAAATTGTATTTAGGATCGTCAAAAGTTGCTTTGAAGCAGCAAAAGAACGAGGATTTATTTATTTGAATCCTTGCGAGAACACAGCTTTACCTAAAAATTCAAAAAAAAATATACAAGCTTTGACTCGTGCTCAACAGAAAGCTGTAGAAGCAGAGAGTTTAATGGATGAAAAGGGGTTACCTATTTTATTAGCATTAGAAACTGGGATGCGCATTGGTGAAATCTGTGCATTGAAATGGACGGATATCGATTTTGAGTCCTCTTTATTAAGAGTTGAACGGACAAAGCAACGAATTTGTTTACCCAATAGTACTACTGGGCAACGGTCAAAAATTGTAGAGACAGCGCCAAAAACAGCAAATTCGACTAGAGTTATTCCCTTAACGACAAAAATAAAAAAAGTACTATTGTATTGGAAAAGTCATTCTTCAGCTGAGTATGTCGTGACTAGTGATAATCGCTCAATAGAGCCTCGTACAGTTAGTTATCGCTTTGAAAAAATTAAACAAAAGCTGGGTTTATTTAACATGCCATTTCATGCTCTTCGCCATACCTTTGCCACACGTTGTGTAGAATTAGGAGTAAATATAGCAGCCATTAGTTCATTATTAGGCCACTCATCTATAAAGTTAACATTAGATACCTATACCAACTCATTTTTAGAAGAACAACGAGCTGCAATAAAAAAATTATCACTTATTTAA